A genomic stretch from Streptomyces fungicidicus includes:
- a CDS encoding Acg family FMN-binding oxidoreductase — protein sequence MDRQALTDERAAEFVRDAAAAPSLHNAQPWRFRHFRGSRTFELRADPGRALPHADPQRRALHLGCGAALLNLRVALARGGWHPAVRLLPDPADHGLLATVRPAGPGTADGALAALYPAVHRRHSSRYPFDDTRLPERIRTALGDAAGSEGAVLAFPSSWHLEEVLELLEEAEARNLTDRGSGQDLADWTRPDDSSPVGAAPDGVPGYAFGPRKRGGKAPMRDFAGDRPVAGRAAAEFERSPQLAVLSTAHDRPEDWLRAGQAMERVLLLATLEGLSTSFASQALEWSDLRWPLRDPVSGTGHAQIVLRLGYGPEVPATPRRPVPDILDIRP from the coding sequence GTGGACCGGCAGGCGCTGACGGACGAGCGGGCGGCGGAGTTCGTGCGGGACGCCGCCGCCGCTCCGTCCCTGCACAACGCGCAGCCGTGGCGCTTCCGCCACTTCCGCGGCAGCCGCACGTTCGAGCTGCGCGCGGATCCCGGCCGCGCGCTGCCGCACGCCGACCCGCAGCGTCGCGCCCTCCACCTGGGCTGCGGCGCCGCCCTGCTGAATCTGCGCGTCGCGCTGGCGCGCGGAGGGTGGCACCCGGCGGTCCGGCTGCTGCCCGACCCCGCCGATCACGGTCTGCTCGCCACCGTCCGTCCGGCCGGGCCCGGCACCGCCGACGGCGCGCTGGCGGCGCTGTACCCGGCGGTCCACCGACGGCACAGCAGCCGCTACCCGTTCGACGACACGCGGCTCCCCGAACGGATCCGCACGGCGCTGGGCGACGCCGCCGGCAGCGAGGGCGCCGTGCTCGCCTTCCCCTCCTCCTGGCACCTGGAGGAGGTGCTGGAACTGCTGGAGGAGGCCGAGGCGCGCAATCTCACGGACCGGGGCAGTGGCCAGGACCTGGCCGACTGGACCCGTCCCGACGACTCCTCGCCGGTGGGCGCGGCCCCCGACGGAGTGCCCGGCTACGCCTTCGGACCGCGCAAACGGGGCGGCAAGGCGCCCATGCGGGACTTCGCCGGGGACAGGCCGGTGGCCGGCCGCGCCGCGGCCGAGTTCGAACGGTCCCCGCAGCTGGCCGTCCTGAGCACCGCGCACGACCGCCCGGAGGACTGGCTGCGCGCCGGGCAGGCCATGGAGCGCGTGCTGCTGCTGGCGACCCTGGAGGGCCTGTCGACCTCGTTCGCCAGTCAGGCCCTCGAGTGGAGCGACCTGCGCTGGCCGCTCCGGGACCCCGTGTCCGGGACCGGGCACGCGCAGATCGTGCTGCGCCTCGGGTACGGCCCGGAAGTCCCCGCCACCCCGCGGCGCCCCGTGCCGGACATCCTCGACATCCGGCCCTGA
- a CDS encoding Hsp20/alpha crystallin family protein, whose protein sequence is MTDPVHRGGGPVSGWDPLRELADLRTRMDQLMHATFPFPGSGFAESRGRTWAPPADVEDTGDAYLMELELPGVDKDEITVQVVDGELDVHGEIKEKERTGVLRRQTRHVGQFDFRTSRPPNADTGHITAELTRGVLTLRVPKAEQAQPHRIEISG, encoded by the coding sequence ATGACGGATCCAGTGCACCGCGGCGGGGGGCCCGTCTCCGGATGGGACCCGCTCCGGGAACTCGCGGACCTCAGGACGCGGATGGACCAGCTCATGCACGCCACCTTCCCGTTCCCCGGCAGCGGCTTCGCCGAGAGCCGGGGCCGGACGTGGGCGCCGCCCGCCGACGTCGAGGACACCGGGGACGCCTACCTGATGGAACTGGAGCTCCCCGGCGTCGACAAGGACGAGATCACCGTCCAGGTCGTGGACGGCGAACTCGACGTCCACGGCGAGATCAAGGAGAAGGAACGCACGGGCGTGCTCCGCAGGCAGACCCGGCACGTCGGGCAGTTCGACTTCCGCACCAGCCGGCCGCCGAACGCCGACACCGGGCACATCACCGCGGAGCTGACCCGGGGAGTGCTGACGCTGCGCGTGCCGAAGGCCGAGCAGGCCCAGCCTCACCGCATCGAGATCAGCGGCTGA
- a CDS encoding DUF1876 domain-containing protein, which yields MSHTLEWKTRLYLFEEDGTTKARAMVDTGTTVLTGHGAARRNPADPDVPEIGDELAAGRALQDLGRQLLDIAERDVRVTGATRPEPRPAVGWPM from the coding sequence ATGTCACACACCCTGGAATGGAAGACCCGCCTCTATCTCTTCGAGGAGGACGGCACCACGAAGGCCCGCGCGATGGTCGACACCGGGACCACGGTGCTCACCGGCCACGGGGCCGCGCGCCGGAACCCGGCGGACCCGGACGTACCGGAGATCGGCGACGAACTCGCGGCGGGCAGGGCCTTGCAGGACCTGGGCCGGCAGCTGCTGGACATCGCCGAGCGCGACGTCCGGGTGACCGGAGCGACGCGGCCGGAGCCCCGCCCGGCCGTCGGATGGCCGATGTGA
- a CDS encoding nicotinate phosphoribosyltransferase, protein MSEATTTDLYEVTMALSYVREGMTAPATFSLFVRDLPPERGFLVAAGLESALDYLADLRVGPEDAAAFAAALHRPPRDLEPLLGLRFTGSVRAVPEGRVVLAGEPLLEVTAPLPEAQLAETYVLNRLSHQTVIVSKAVRCVLAAAGHPVVDFSLRRTHGPGAGFQAARLGAMAGFAGTSNVAAATALDVPAVGTMAHSYVEAFEDEEEAFRAFARTHPGPVTFLVDTYDTEEGVRVAARVLRDLDRGPGCAVRLDSGDLGALAVRARSLLDGAGLPDVRITVSGGLDEYAVERLVRSGAPVDVYAVGTRVGVSADAPYLDSAYKMVEYDGRPVMKLSSAKVTAPGPKQVFRRPGCADVIGLAGERPPHDGTPLLETVMRDGRRTGDRAGLGECRARLAADLAALPPSARRVRGPVPPRATPSGPLGALTDAVRRPIAERTAGAPAGRHARAASAAHGPVPG, encoded by the coding sequence ATGTCCGAGGCGACGACCACCGATCTGTACGAAGTGACGATGGCCCTGTCCTATGTGCGGGAGGGGATGACCGCCCCCGCGACGTTCAGCCTCTTCGTCCGCGATCTGCCGCCGGAACGGGGCTTCCTGGTCGCGGCGGGGCTGGAGTCGGCCCTGGACTACCTGGCGGACCTGCGGGTCGGCCCGGAGGACGCCGCCGCCTTCGCCGCCGCCCTGCACCGCCCGCCGCGGGATCTCGAACCCCTGCTCGGACTGCGGTTCACCGGCAGCGTGCGGGCGGTACCGGAGGGACGGGTGGTGCTGGCCGGGGAACCCCTGCTGGAGGTGACCGCTCCGCTCCCCGAGGCCCAGTTGGCCGAGACGTACGTGCTCAACCGGCTGAGCCATCAGACGGTGATCGTCTCCAAGGCCGTGCGCTGTGTGCTCGCGGCGGCCGGGCACCCGGTCGTGGACTTCTCCCTGCGCCGCACCCACGGTCCCGGGGCGGGTTTCCAGGCCGCCCGGCTCGGCGCGATGGCCGGGTTCGCGGGGACCAGCAACGTGGCCGCGGCCACGGCCCTGGACGTCCCCGCCGTCGGCACGATGGCCCACTCGTACGTGGAGGCGTTCGAGGACGAGGAGGAGGCGTTCCGCGCGTTCGCCCGGACCCACCCGGGCCCGGTGACCTTCCTGGTGGACACCTACGACACCGAGGAGGGCGTCCGCGTCGCGGCACGGGTGCTGCGGGACCTGGACCGCGGGCCGGGCTGCGCCGTGCGCCTGGACAGCGGTGACCTGGGGGCCCTCGCCGTACGGGCCCGGTCCCTCCTCGACGGGGCGGGCCTGCCGGACGTGCGGATCACCGTCAGCGGCGGTCTCGACGAGTACGCCGTCGAGCGCCTGGTCCGTTCCGGAGCGCCCGTCGACGTCTACGCGGTCGGCACCCGCGTCGGGGTCTCGGCCGACGCGCCGTATCTGGACTCGGCCTACAAAATGGTGGAGTACGACGGGCGACCGGTCATGAAGCTGTCCTCGGCGAAGGTGACGGCGCCCGGACCGAAACAGGTGTTCCGTCGCCCCGGCTGCGCCGACGTGATCGGTCTCGCCGGCGAGCGGCCACCGCACGACGGGACGCCGCTGCTGGAGACCGTGATGCGGGACGGACGGCGCACCGGTGACAGGGCCGGGCTCGGCGAGTGCCGGGCGAGGCTCGCCGCGGACCTGGCCGCCCTTCCGCCGTCCGCCCGCCGGGTCCGTGGTCCCGTGCCGCCCCGGGCCACGCCCTCGGGGCCGCTGGGCGCGCTCACCGACGCGGTCCGGCGCCCCATCGCGGAGCGGACCGCCGGGGCGCCCGCCGGACGGCACGCGCGAGCCGCGTCCGCGGCCCACGGGCCCGTCCCCGGTTGA
- a CDS encoding Rv1733c family protein: MTIRSSPHASGPPPPGGKAAHQGRNPLIRGSDRVEYWLRRVLLAVLVVGLPLAGIVVGRTAYESSLHTARTQSAERQQVRARVLSVTENVGQTVKERARVRWTDGAGTVRTATALLKPDAAAGDTVRVWVDRDGAVTGPPLTNHQAVANGWFMGGMTVLSVTAGVFLTGAGVRLVLDRSRYARWDAEWELVEPRWAGRFRR, translated from the coding sequence ATGACCATCCGGAGTTCACCGCACGCGTCCGGTCCGCCGCCACCGGGCGGGAAGGCGGCGCACCAGGGACGGAACCCGCTGATCCGCGGTTCGGACCGGGTCGAGTACTGGCTGCGCCGCGTGCTGCTGGCCGTTCTCGTCGTGGGACTGCCGCTGGCCGGGATCGTCGTGGGCAGGACGGCCTACGAGTCGTCGCTGCACACGGCGCGGACCCAGTCCGCCGAGCGGCAGCAGGTCCGGGCCCGGGTGCTGTCGGTCACCGAGAACGTCGGACAGACGGTGAAGGAACGGGCGCGGGTCCGCTGGACCGACGGCGCGGGCACGGTGCGCACGGCGACCGCCCTCCTGAAGCCGGACGCCGCCGCGGGCGACACGGTGCGGGTGTGGGTGGACCGGGACGGCGCCGTGACCGGCCCGCCCCTGACGAACCACCAGGCCGTGGCGAACGGCTGGTTCATGGGAGGCATGACCGTGCTCAGCGTGACGGCCGGCGTCTTCCTGACGGGAGCGGGCGTGCGCCTCGTGCTGGACCGCAGCAGGTACGCGCGGTGGGACGCCGAGTGGGAACTGGTGGAGCCCCGGTGGGCCGGCCGGTTCCGCCGGTGA
- a CDS encoding universal stress protein has protein sequence MEPVITVGLDGSPESLSAARWAADEAACRRATLRLLHAWPMLAPEPTRVPAEIDQNYWAKRLVHNARAEIVKRHPDLDVAGDLVAEDAQEALLHAASESLMTVLGSRGLDLAESYFLGDISMSVAAHAARPVVLVRAEPRAEASPAGTDGVVVALKLHGPCDNLLGFAFAAAAARGVPLRAVHGRSLPFHAHVPWGVDHDVAEEITGDVRQRLDEVLAPWREKYPRVVVTDGIGLESPARAVLRSAEGAGLLVVGRRGHHRVPARRLGPVAQAALHHAHCAVAVVPHD, from the coding sequence ATGGAACCAGTGATCACCGTCGGCCTCGACGGTTCACCCGAGAGTCTCTCCGCCGCCCGCTGGGCCGCGGACGAGGCCGCCTGCCGCAGGGCGACGCTGCGCCTGCTGCACGCCTGGCCGATGCTCGCGCCGGAACCCACCCGGGTGCCCGCCGAGATCGACCAGAACTACTGGGCGAAACGGCTGGTGCACAACGCGCGGGCGGAGATCGTCAAGCGCCACCCGGATCTGGACGTCGCCGGCGACCTGGTCGCCGAGGACGCCCAGGAGGCACTGCTGCACGCGGCGTCGGAGTCCCTCATGACCGTGCTCGGTTCGCGCGGACTGGACCTCGCCGAGAGCTACTTCCTCGGCGACATCAGCATGTCCGTCGCGGCGCACGCCGCGCGGCCGGTCGTCCTGGTCCGCGCCGAGCCCCGCGCCGAGGCGTCACCCGCGGGGACGGACGGCGTCGTGGTCGCGCTGAAGCTGCACGGCCCCTGCGACAACCTGCTCGGGTTCGCCTTCGCCGCCGCCGCGGCGCGCGGTGTCCCGCTGCGGGCCGTGCACGGACGGAGCCTGCCCTTCCACGCCCACGTCCCCTGGGGGGTGGACCACGACGTCGCCGAGGAGATCACGGGGGACGTGCGGCAGCGGCTGGACGAGGTCCTCGCCCCCTGGCGCGAGAAGTACCCGCGGGTCGTGGTGACCGACGGCATCGGCCTGGAGAGCCCCGCCCGGGCGGTCCTGAGGTCCGCCGAAGGCGCCGGACTGCTGGTCGTGGGCAGGCGCGGGCACCACCGGGTCCCGGCGCGCCGGCTGGGTCCCGTCGCTCAGGCGGCCCTCCACCACGCACACTGCGCCGTCGCGGTCGTCCCCCATGACTGA
- a CDS encoding bifunctional aminoglycoside phosphotransferase/ATP-binding protein, with protein sequence MHETHTAVVLLFGEHAYKIKKPVDLGFLDHTTQAAREATCAQEVALNRRFAEDVYLGVGELRMPHTDEAEPLVVMRRMPADRRLSRLVREGADVDDVLRAVARQLAARHADAPRSPEVDAQGTRDALLSRWEASFAQVRALDGEVPLPDGLDETERLVRRYLAGREALFDTRIREGRIVDGHGDLMAEDVFCLDDGPRILDCLEFDDRLRHVDGLDDAAFLAMDLEQLGVPESAAHFLARYSEYSGDPAPPSLWHHYVAYRAFVRAKVSLIQSRQGAPGAGAAARRLATATLRHLRTSAVGLTLVGGLPGSGKSTLAGALADRLGVTLLSSDRLRKELAGIPAEQSAAAPYGEGLYTPEWTDRTYTELLDRAAALLSAGEPVVLDATWSDPGRREAALRTAERTRADLVALHCRVPGEVSRARLTTRAEGASVSDADAAVAAAMAAGEPPWPEAVRVDTGGPLEAAVVQALAAVHPWGTGRAPVFRRPYMRPD encoded by the coding sequence ATGCACGAGACGCACACCGCGGTCGTGCTCCTCTTCGGCGAGCACGCCTACAAGATCAAGAAGCCGGTCGACCTCGGGTTCCTGGACCACACCACGCAGGCGGCCCGCGAAGCCACCTGCGCCCAGGAGGTGGCCCTCAACCGACGCTTCGCCGAGGACGTCTACCTGGGCGTGGGCGAGCTCCGCATGCCGCACACCGACGAGGCCGAACCGCTCGTGGTGATGCGCCGCATGCCCGCGGACCGCCGGCTGTCCCGGCTGGTGCGGGAGGGAGCCGACGTCGACGACGTCCTGCGGGCCGTGGCCCGGCAGCTCGCCGCACGCCACGCGGACGCGCCCCGCAGTCCGGAGGTGGACGCGCAGGGCACCCGCGACGCGCTCCTCTCCCGGTGGGAGGCGAGCTTCGCGCAGGTGCGCGCCCTGGACGGGGAGGTCCCCCTGCCCGACGGCCTCGACGAGACCGAGCGGCTGGTGCGCCGCTACCTCGCCGGCCGCGAGGCCCTGTTCGACACGCGGATCCGGGAGGGGCGGATCGTCGACGGGCACGGCGACCTGATGGCCGAGGACGTCTTCTGCCTCGACGACGGACCGCGGATCCTCGACTGCCTGGAGTTCGACGACCGTCTCCGCCACGTCGACGGCCTCGACGACGCCGCCTTCCTCGCCATGGACCTGGAACAGCTCGGCGTCCCGGAGTCCGCCGCCCACTTCCTCGCCCGCTACAGCGAGTACTCCGGGGACCCCGCGCCCCCCTCGCTGTGGCACCACTACGTGGCCTACCGGGCGTTCGTCCGCGCCAAGGTCTCCCTGATCCAGTCCCGCCAGGGCGCGCCCGGTGCCGGGGCGGCGGCCCGGCGGCTCGCCACGGCGACGCTGCGGCACCTGCGCACCTCCGCCGTCGGCCTCACCCTGGTGGGCGGGCTGCCGGGCAGCGGGAAGTCCACGCTCGCCGGAGCCCTGGCCGACCGCCTCGGGGTGACCCTGCTCAGCAGCGACCGCCTCCGCAAGGAACTGGCCGGCATCCCGGCGGAGCAGTCCGCGGCGGCCCCCTACGGCGAGGGCCTGTACACACCGGAGTGGACCGACAGGACCTACACCGAGCTGCTCGACCGCGCGGCCGCCCTGCTGTCCGCGGGGGAGCCCGTCGTCCTGGACGCCACCTGGTCGGACCCGGGCCGGCGCGAGGCGGCCCTGCGCACGGCCGAACGCACCCGCGCCGATCTGGTGGCCCTGCACTGCCGGGTCCCCGGCGAGGTGTCGCGGGCCCGCCTGACCACCCGCGCCGAGGGCGCTTCGGTGTCCGACGCGGACGCCGCGGTGGCCGCCGCCATGGCGGCGGGGGAGCCGCCGTGGCCCGAGGCCGTCCGGGTCGACACCGGCGGCCCCCTGGAGGCCGCGGTCGTCCAGGCGCTGGCGGCCGTGCACCCGTGGGGCACGGGCCGGGCCCCCGTCTTCCGCCGCCCCTACATGCGGCCGGACTGA
- a CDS encoding alcohol dehydrogenase catalytic domain-containing protein, with amino-acid sequence MRGLVYHGPGRTSWDTVPDPAIEEDTDAIVRVDATTVCGSDLHIRRGDLPEVEPGTVLGHEAVGEVVETGRGVHTRRPGHQVIVSSVSACGHCPPCRDAMYGQCRGGGGWILGQQINGTQAEFVRVPFADSSTHRRPPYLPLDEAVLLAELLPTAYEVGVRNGHVGPGDTVVVVGAGPVGLAAVILARLYSPRRIVAVDLSPSRLASATRMGAHAAELPGRMVADVSEGPGADVVIEAAGDPESFLLATRVVRAGGHIANIGMHGGPATLHLEALWRKNVTISTGQVDTSSTPWLLDLLAYGRLTVFPLVTHRLPLGHMEDAYEVFAHGPETGALKVVLHRELPEPSG; translated from the coding sequence ATGCGCGGACTCGTCTATCACGGCCCCGGACGGACCTCGTGGGACACGGTCCCCGATCCCGCGATCGAGGAGGACACCGACGCGATCGTGCGCGTCGACGCGACCACCGTCTGCGGAAGCGATCTGCACATCCGGCGGGGCGACCTCCCCGAGGTGGAACCGGGGACGGTCCTCGGCCACGAGGCCGTCGGCGAGGTGGTGGAGACCGGCCGGGGGGTGCACACCCGGCGCCCGGGACACCAGGTGATCGTGTCGTCCGTGTCGGCCTGCGGGCACTGCCCGCCCTGCCGCGACGCCATGTACGGACAGTGCCGGGGCGGCGGCGGATGGATCCTGGGCCAGCAGATCAACGGGACACAGGCCGAGTTCGTCCGCGTCCCGTTCGCCGACTCCTCCACCCACCGCCGGCCCCCGTACCTCCCGCTCGACGAGGCGGTCCTGCTCGCCGAACTCCTCCCGACCGCCTACGAGGTCGGGGTGCGCAACGGGCACGTGGGCCCGGGGGACACCGTCGTCGTGGTGGGCGCGGGTCCCGTGGGCCTCGCCGCGGTGATCCTGGCCCGCCTCTACTCACCCCGGCGGATCGTCGCGGTGGACCTCTCCCCGTCCCGACTGGCGTCCGCCACCCGTATGGGCGCCCATGCCGCCGAACTGCCCGGCCGGATGGTCGCCGACGTGTCCGAGGGACCCGGCGCCGACGTCGTCATCGAGGCCGCGGGCGACCCGGAGAGCTTCCTCCTGGCGACCCGCGTGGTGCGCGCCGGCGGGCACATCGCCAACATCGGCATGCACGGCGGGCCCGCCACCCTCCACCTCGAGGCCCTGTGGCGCAAGAACGTCACCATCAGCACCGGCCAGGTCGACACGTCCTCCACACCGTGGCTGCTCGACCTGCTGGCGTACGGACGTCTGACGGTCTTCCCACTGGTCACCCACCGGCTGCCCCTCGGGCACATGGAGGACGCCTACGAGGTCTTCGCGCACGGGCCGGAGACCGGCGCCCTCAAGGTGGTCCTCCACCGCGAGCTACCGGAACCGTCCGGGTAG
- a CDS encoding acyl carrier protein gives MNRTDALAVVRETITQVVPDADLAALGPDDTFRDALEMDSLDFLSYIEILGERTGVRIDDADAPLLTTLSGSADFLVARVR, from the coding sequence GTGAACCGAACCGACGCCCTCGCCGTGGTCAGGGAGACGATCACCCAGGTCGTCCCCGACGCCGACCTGGCCGCGCTGGGTCCCGACGACACGTTCCGGGACGCGCTGGAGATGGACTCGCTCGACTTCCTCTCCTACATCGAGATCCTCGGCGAACGCACCGGTGTGCGCATCGACGACGCGGACGCCCCGCTGCTCACCACGCTCTCCGGGAGTGCCGACTTCCTCGTCGCCCGGGTGAGGTGA
- a CDS encoding 2-oxo acid dehydrogenase subunit E2: protein MGEFTMPSLGADMDEGTLVEWLVAPGDPLRKGDPVAVVETAKSTIEVECFESGAMGRLLVEPGATVPVGTPLALIEPAEGARREPEGRGKRQKHPVTPPAPQEPAEPEPAPGPEPAGGDGEVGGTGPLIRRLAERRGVDLTALHGTGPAGRVTRADIERAATDTARSPRVRATPLARRRAAELGVDLASVTGTGRDSVIRAEDVGGAAPGGAAPPPPPPPAAASVRPSRPPGEQAPGMRQAIARLMTRANRDIPHYYLSTTVDMAVSMDWLHDHNRRGPMAERLLPAALLLKAAALAAREVPALNGFWTDDRFTAGEGVHLGVAVSLRGGGLIAPVLHGADTLDLPALMGALKDLVTRARTGRLRGSEVSDATLTVTNLGDQGVETVFGVIHPPQVALVGFGRVADRPWAVDGLLGVRPVVTVTLSADHRATDGAVGARYLTAVDRLLQKPEEL from the coding sequence ATGGGCGAGTTCACCATGCCGTCACTCGGCGCCGACATGGACGAGGGCACGCTCGTGGAGTGGCTCGTGGCACCCGGCGACCCGCTCCGCAAGGGCGATCCGGTCGCGGTCGTCGAGACGGCGAAGTCCACGATCGAGGTGGAGTGCTTCGAGAGCGGGGCGATGGGACGGCTGCTCGTCGAACCGGGCGCGACGGTGCCGGTGGGCACTCCGCTCGCGCTGATCGAACCGGCGGAGGGAGCGCGCCGGGAACCGGAGGGCCGTGGGAAACGGCAGAAACACCCGGTCACGCCTCCCGCACCCCAGGAACCAGCCGAGCCCGAGCCGGCCCCTGGACCGGAACCCGCCGGCGGGGACGGCGAGGTCGGCGGGACGGGCCCGCTGATCCGGCGCCTCGCGGAACGGCGCGGCGTCGATCTCACGGCCCTGCACGGCACCGGGCCGGCCGGGCGTGTCACCCGGGCCGACATCGAACGGGCGGCGACGGACACGGCCCGGTCCCCACGGGTGCGGGCCACCCCCCTGGCCCGCCGGCGAGCCGCCGAACTGGGCGTCGACCTGGCCTCGGTGACCGGCACCGGAAGGGATTCCGTCATCCGCGCCGAGGACGTGGGCGGGGCGGCCCCCGGAGGTGCCGCCCCGCCCCCGCCGCCTCCCCCGGCCGCGGCGTCCGTGCGCCCCTCCCGCCCTCCCGGGGAGCAGGCTCCGGGGATGCGCCAAGCGATCGCCCGGCTCATGACCCGCGCCAACCGGGACATACCGCACTACTACCTGTCCACCACCGTCGACATGGCGGTCTCCATGGACTGGCTCCACGACCACAACCGGCGCGGCCCGATGGCGGAACGACTGCTTCCGGCGGCCCTGCTGCTCAAGGCGGCCGCCCTCGCGGCGCGCGAGGTGCCCGCGCTCAACGGCTTCTGGACCGACGACCGTTTCACCGCGGGCGAGGGCGTCCATCTCGGCGTGGCGGTGTCCCTGCGCGGCGGCGGGCTCATCGCCCCCGTGCTGCACGGGGCCGACACGCTGGACCTGCCCGCGCTGATGGGCGCGCTCAAGGATCTGGTCACCCGCGCCCGCACCGGCAGGCTGCGCGGTTCCGAGGTGTCCGACGCCACCCTCACGGTCACCAACCTGGGCGACCAGGGCGTGGAGACCGTGTTCGGCGTCATCCATCCGCCGCAGGTTGCCCTGGTCGGCTTCGGGCGGGTCGCCGACCGGCCGTGGGCGGTCGACGGGCTGCTGGGTGTGCGGCCGGTCGTCACCGTCACCCTCTCGGCGGACCACCGGGCGACGGACGGCGCCGTCGGGGCCCGCTACCTCACCGCGGTCGACCGTCTCCTGCAGAAACCGGAGGAGCTGTGA
- a CDS encoding alpha-ketoacid dehydrogenase subunit beta encodes MSTAGTQETTTYREALREALREAMRSDDRVFLMGEDVGRYGGCFGVSLGLLEEFGPDRVRDTPLSESAFVGAGIGAALAGMRPIVEIMTVNFSLLALDQILNNAATLLHMSGGQLPVPLVIRMTTGAGRQLAAQHSHSLESFYAHIPGIRVLAPATLEDARHMLAPALADPDPVVIFEHGSLYNASGPLAPQAASVDLDHAAVRRPGDAVSLITYGGSLPKMFAAADELAADGVDAEVVDLRTLRPLDAGTVAASVARTHRAVVVDEAWRTGSVAAELSARLAEESFYELDAPVERVCGAEVPIPYARRLEEAALPQTAGIVAAAHRAVG; translated from the coding sequence GTGAGCACAGCCGGAACGCAGGAGACTACGACGTACCGGGAGGCGTTGCGCGAGGCCCTCCGGGAGGCGATGCGCTCCGACGACCGGGTGTTCCTCATGGGCGAGGACGTGGGCAGGTACGGCGGCTGCTTCGGGGTCAGCCTCGGTCTGCTGGAGGAGTTCGGCCCGGACCGGGTCCGGGACACCCCGCTCTCGGAGTCCGCCTTCGTGGGCGCCGGCATCGGGGCCGCGCTGGCCGGCATGCGGCCGATCGTGGAGATCATGACCGTCAACTTCAGTCTGCTCGCCCTGGACCAGATCCTGAACAACGCCGCCACCCTGCTGCACATGTCGGGCGGCCAGCTGCCCGTCCCGCTGGTCATCCGGATGACGACGGGCGCGGGACGGCAGCTCGCGGCGCAGCACTCGCACAGTCTGGAGAGCTTCTACGCGCACATTCCCGGCATCCGCGTCCTCGCCCCGGCGACGCTCGAGGACGCGCGCCACATGCTCGCCCCGGCGCTCGCCGACCCCGACCCCGTGGTGATCTTCGAGCACGGCAGCCTCTACAACGCCTCCGGCCCGCTCGCCCCGCAGGCCGCCTCCGTGGATCTGGACCACGCGGCGGTCCGCAGGCCCGGCGACGCCGTCTCCCTCATCACGTACGGCGGTTCGCTGCCCAAGATGTTCGCGGCCGCGGACGAGCTGGCCGCCGACGGTGTCGACGCGGAGGTGGTCGACCTGCGCACGCTGCGGCCCCTCGACGCCGGGACCGTCGCCGCCTCCGTGGCCCGGACCCACCGTGCGGTGGTCGTCGACGAGGCGTGGCGCACCGGGAGCGTCGCCGCCGAGCTGTCCGCCCGCCTCGCCGAGGAGTCGTTCTACGAGCTGGACGCCCCCGTGGAGCGGGTGTGCGGTGCCGAGGTGCCCATTCCGTACGCCAGGCGCCTGGAGGAGGCCGCCCTGCCGCAGACCGCCGGGATCGTCGCGGCGGCACACCGGGCGGTGGGCTGA